The BD1-7 clade bacterium DNA segment TCTGAATACTGAAATCGATGGTGGATGTTGGCAGCGCGACATAAAAAGGCACGTGATTATCATGGGCGGCCAGTGCTTTCAGGTAGGTACCAATTTTGTTACACACATCGCCATTAGCACTGGTTCGATCGGTGCCGACGATACAACAATCGACCTTACCATGCTGCATCAAATGGCCACCGCTATTATCAGCAATCAACGTATGCGCGATACCCTGCTCAGACAATTCTAAGGCGGTTAACGACGCGCCTTGGTTACGTGGCCGAGTCTCATCAACCCATACATGAACGTCAATGCCACGCTCAGCAGCCTTATAGATCGGGGCTAAAGCGGTACCCCAGTCAACCGTTGCCAACCAGCCAGCATTGCAGTGCGTTAGTATATTCACCGTTTGGCCATTCTTACGCTGTGCAATGGCCGCAATCAGATCGGCACCAAATTCACCAATTGTCTCGCAGGCTGCAACATCTTCATCGCAGATCGCGTTCGCTTCAGCCAGAGCCAATACTTGCCACTGCGCAACCGGCGCTCGCTCTAGCACCCCGAGCTGTCGATCAACAGCCCAGGCGAGGTTAACCGCGGTCGGTCGCGCAGCCTTGAGCGTTTCAGCGGTTTGCTTCAGGCTCTCAATGCTATTTGATTGCTTACATGCCAGCGCCATACCGTACGCTGCAACGGCACCGATAGCCGGCGCACCGCGCACTTGCATTGATGCAATCGCGTTTACCGCATCCATAGGGGATTTTAAATCCAGCCACTCGATGGCAAACGGCAGCCGGGTTTGATCGAGCATTCGCACGCAAGAGCGATTTTCATCAAAAAAAACCGTGCGTGTTTTGATACCGTCTAAAAGCATGTGCAGCTCCTAAATAGTCGAGTGAAGTGCGGCAATAGGCACAAATACGACAAAATGTCCTTAACACCCAGTGCGCACTTAGCCATCTAACCGGCTAGCGGGAATTCCGAATCAAACCTTCCTGCGCAGTAGACGCAACTAGGTCGCCATCAACGTTAAATACGCGACCGCGACAGAATGCGCGCGCGCCAGCAGCAGCAGTGCTTTCAATCTCATACAACAACCACTCATCGACGCGAAACGGTCGGTGAAACCAAAGAGAATGATCGAGCGATGCAACCTGCAGCGCAGCTTCATCCGCATGCATTCCATGAGGGCGCAATGCAGTTTGCAACAACAGATAATCGGAGGCGTATGCGAGCAGTTCCTGATGCATGGCGTAATCGTCAGCCAAGGCCCCGTTCGAGCGAAACCAAACACAGGTATTAGCAGGCTTTACTTCGGGATTATTCGGATTCACTGGGTCAACTTGCCGATATTCAACAGGCCAGGCTTTTTGTCGCGCTTCGCCATACAATTCCATCGCTAGAATTTCGTCATTAATCAGATCTTCGGGACCAACCACTTTTGGCATTGGAGAGCCATGTTCAACTAACGCTTCTTCCGGCAACTGATACGACAAACTAACATTAAAAATGGCGCGGCCATGCTGAATGGCAACAACCCGACGCGTCGTAAAGCTACGACCATCACGAATACGATCAACTTCATAAATGATCGGTGAATCTTCATCACCCTCACGCAGCAAATAGGCGTGCAAAGAGTGCAATACCAGCGGTCGTGCAACCGTACGACTCGCCGCATTAATGGCCTGAGCCAACACTTGGCCACCGTAGACATAATCCCTAGCGTCATCGATGGTCTTCCCGCGGAAGATGTTAATATCGATTTTTTCCAAATCAATATTATCGATGAGAGATGATAACGCGCGCCCCATATTTACTCCTTAAACAATGCGAGCCGGAAGTTTAGAAAATACACAGCGGCAGAGCCAGTTAATTAAGCGTTACGATGTTGAGATATCCGCAACGTTCGTCGGTTAAAACTTACCTTTTGCAGTAATACACGCAGGTAAGCGTCCAATAAAAGGAATGCGTTAACTTTCAATTGAGGCCCACTATGAACGCACAAGTGTGTTTTGAGCATTTTACGGCTCTAGCACCGGTCAACCTGATTGATCTGGAAACATCAATAGCTAAACCAAACGACCATGAACAAGAAGTTATGTGCTGCAGCGGGCTCCCATATTGCCCATACCCACAAGAGCCTGCGCCTAGTGACTACTGGTTCAACATTAACGACAAACAGTGACAAACCAAAAACGGGACGGCATATCGCAGTCCCGTTTTAAATTCATCAAGGCTAAAGCCCTAACAAATAGTGGTTACTCTTGGTAGCAAACCGACAACTGTGTCGCCGGATTAGGGCATAAGCGAGTCGAATGACGCTCAGCTTTCACATCAATACCCATGGTCAACCAACCACCCGATTCGTCGACAGTAAACCAACGGAAGTAGGGGTAAATCTCAACAGCATCTTGCCCCAAGAACAAGCGCTGATAAAGAATCGACACGGTATCGCTCGGGTTTGACGGATTCGGAAACTCGATCGCATCACCACGACTCGAGAAATCGATAATTTCTGATTTCTCTACCAAGAACTCTGTCAAAAGATCGTTCAACAAAACTTCAGCGCCAGAATCATCAAATAGCTGCTCCTCATAAACCGCTAAAATACGTGCACCTACCTGCGCCTTCATTTCGCCATACGCGTCTCGATCAGTAATTTCGCCATCACTGTTCTTGACTGTAGCCAGGTCAAATCCAGTCGCTGATGAGATCTGATTAATTTCTTGAATTGCCAACAACAAACGCTGATCAGCCACAATTGTTGGCTCTTCATTTTCAGTGCGCGGTGGTTCAGGCGTGCGAACAAACAAATACGGTTTACCGTCTTGATGATGGATATTGGTACCCAGATCAATGTTCGCCGTTGCATCCAGAATCACTTCCGTGCCACGTTCTATCAAAATACGCGCTTCACTTACTTCAAGATTTGCTGCTGCAGTAACTGCCGGGTCAGTAATACCGCCCTTAATCAAACCGAACAACAAGTCCCATGAGATCTGAAAACTGGATTCTTTACCACCCACAAAACGTACTTGCGGCGGGCTCAGCGGAGTGATTGTCGTTTTGATCGAATCACCAACACTGATACCCTGCAGATTCAGGTAAATCGCATTCGCCAAACGTTCAAACGGGCTCGATGCACTCTCTTCTACCGTAAACTCAATTGGGTTGTTATCGAAGTATCCAGAGCTGAAGCGTGTCGCCAAAAATTGATTAATCATATTGGCGCTGATACCGACAACCATATCCAGAGGTTCCGGATCAGAGACCCCTTTAGTATCGGTTTTGTTAGTAAACACAAAGTTGAACAAATCCGGGTAGCCATTAGGGTTGATATATCGGTTCCCTAAAATCTCTGTACCAATGCGTGTGCCTGCAGCATCCACTAATTCAAACCCGCCGCCCATGCGGAACAAGCCTGAACGATCATCAATAAACGGATTGATGCCTTCAACATCTTTGGTACCGACAAATGTGGCCGTCAAAGTTCGCTGTACCCGACGATTTGGGTCACTGTCGTCAACGATTAGTGTGGCACCATCGTCATCCAAGCTAGTTTTGAGGTCTCCAATCAACGGGAAGGTATCAATAAAACTGCGCAAAATTTCTGGCAGTACGGTATTTGCAGTGTCTTCAACGATGGTCGAGAAGTTAACTTGTCCAGTAAAAATACCTAACGTAACCAAGGCATTCGCATCATTTACCGGAAAGCTGCCACAAATACTGTCACAACGTGTATTTCGTAGCTGTGGGACATAGCTGCCATCAAACAGGCGATCAGAAATAAACTGGCCGATTGCATCTGAAAACATAAAACGGAATTCTTCAATATCACCAAAACCAAGCAGTTTTGTTGGATCAACTGACAACTTGGAAACGCCACGCAACAGCGCGTCATTCAGATCGATTGTGGTATTAAAGCTCCCCAAATACTGAGTTCCCGACAGTGTTTGTTCGTAACCTGCCAACTCCATACGAATACTGAATTTCGGCAATAAAATATCGAAATAGCCGTTAGCACCGCCACCAACCTTATCAAAACCAAAATCGATACCCGTTTGATTGTTCGACTCGAGATTCAGATACAACGCACAACCTCGAGCACCAGCCGCTGAGCTGCTAGCAAGATTACGCAGCACCTGCGGGCACATTTCATTGATCATGTTTTGAATCGATGCACTGAATACAGGCGGAGCGTTAATAAACTCACCAATTTCAGCACGTTCATTGGTATCACTGCCAAAAACCACCGGGTGAGGTGAAGTGAACACCTGCGAAAACCCAAAATCAATAACCTCTTCCAGCATAGGATTAAACAGCGGCTGCACAGAATCTAACGCTGGCTGATTGACCATCAAGCCAATGGCGGGGTTATAACGACGGCCAACGATTGAAAACGCATCAGAGCGTGTTTGCCCCAATACATCGGTCAAGGAATAGGAGATATCAACCTTGCTTGTGAAACCACCATCAACATCTGGGTAGGATGGAAACTGTGCATGCAACGTTTCACGATCGTCGTCAATACGCACTTGCGCATCAATAACATCGCCATTGCGATCTTTAAAGGTAATCTTATAACGGGGTAATCCGGTTACACCGTCAACACCATCTCCGGCGATGGGTGCGCCATCAACAATCTTTGCCTGGATCGCAAATTGTTGATTCGCAATGGGAGCAGAAAAATCACTACAAGGTTGGTTCGGCTGTTTAATTGCTAGACCATGATAGGTACAAGTAACAGCGAGGCGTGGGGCATCTTCAAAATAGAAAAAACGCGCTGAAACACTTGAATTACTGCCCTTGGGGATCATCGTCAGTGTATTTTCACCAACACGTATCGCTGATGAAAGCCCTTGAAGATCCTCAAAAATAATCGTACCGCTGGTCGATGTACCGCTAACACGATAACCAGAAGGCCCTCTGGCAGATTGCCGATCAACGTCAACCAGCCGAAGCCCTACTTCTTGATTTTGTTTTAAAACAGAAAAACACGTTTCAGGGTCCATATCCGCCGTTTGATTGCCTGGGTGAGCTACATCATCGCCGCCCTTCCAGTAACGTTCTGTTCCACAAATGCCGTATAGTTCAGCATTAGTGATATCAACGCCGTTCAATAACAGATCAAAACGATCTTCAACCACGTATGGGTTGCGTTCTCCGACGAAATCTTGCGCCCCACGAATACCATACAAAAATGCCATACGGTCGGTAATATTTCGAAGAGTAACAGAGTTACCCGCGGGAAGAGGTTCTGTAACACTTAACTGAGTGGGTACAGGGCCAGGTCGCTCTTCGGTCTGGCAGCCGGTCACAGATACC contains these protein-coding regions:
- the mtnA gene encoding Methylthioribose-1-phosphate isomerase: MLLDGIKTRTVFFDENRSCVRMLDQTRLPFAIEWLDLKSPMDAVNAIASMQVRGAPAIGAVAAYGMALACKQSNSIESLKQTAETLKAARPTAVNLAWAVDRQLGVLERAPVAQWQVLALAEANAICDEDVAACETIGEFGADLIAAIAQRKNGQTVNILTHCNAGWLATVDWGTALAPIYKAAERGIDVHVWVDETRPRNQGASLTALELSEQGIAHTLIADNSGGHLMQHGKVDCCIVGTDRTSANGDVCNKIGTYLKALAAHDNHVPFYVALPTSTIDFSIQSGFDTPIEERSEDEVLYVNGLTDEGDITRVRIAPPSTPAANPAFDVTPARLVSGLITEKGVVDATRTALTGLQNQYHRVDQ
- the tesB gene encoding Acyl-CoA thioesterase 2 — encoded protein: MGRALSSLIDNIDLEKIDINIFRGKTIDDARDYVYGGQVLAQAINAASRTVARPLVLHSLHAYLLREGDEDSPIIYEVDRIRDGRSFTTRRVVAIQHGRAIFNVSLSYQLPEEALVEHGSPMPKVVGPEDLINDEILAMELYGEARQKAWPVEYRQVDPVNPNNPEVKPANTCVWFRSNGALADDYAMHQELLAYASDYLLLQTALRPHGMHADEAALQVASLDHSLWFHRPFRVDEWLLYEIESTAAAGARAFCRGRVFNVDGDLVASTAQEGLIRNSR